gcctccatctcaaagCAGAGAACATCCTTGTCTCGCGATAGCTTATCCCGCAGCTGGGCGTTCTTAACGACCGAGTTCCCAGAAGCAACCAAGCCATAGTGGACGACAGGTTCTCTTTCGTGACCACGAGGCCGAGGGGCTCTCTTGACCAGTTTTCTGGCGTCCCTATCACAGTGGCCTGCGCAGCCTGCCTTGTTCTCCACGGGATGAACATAGTCGCTGCGGAAGAGGCGATCGCTTGCAGGGCTCGGTCGTGAGTAGTCCTTGAGCAGTCTCGGCTTCCGGTTCAGGGCCTCCGAGACAGTCTTGTCAAGAGTCTGCCCTTTAGCCTCGTAAACCCCCATCACACGACGAACGGCCTCCAGTAGGATTTGCGGCGGCTGGTTGAGGAAACCACTCGCCTGAAAGGCCTGTCCTTGAACGGACTTGCCAAAGTCATACTGAAAGACGCCAGCGTTGCCATCGCGAGGGTAGCTaacaacaacatcaccgAGTCTGATGTCGTGCTTCGCACTGGGCACGCCGCCAGCGATTCCCACCATCAGGCCCAGCCTGACATTTGGGAAGCTATGCATCATGTCTCGAGCAACAGCTGCGGCGGCGTTGATGCCGTATTCTCCGTCGGGCATAACAGCCACGACGATATTGTGTTGACCGATTCTGCCCAAAGTGTAGGCATTGTTGTCATGTCGTGACACATATGCAGGAGGAGGGTGCATTTCGTCAAGAAGAACCCGCGCAGCAACGTATTCGGGGCAGACAGCGCAGATCCAGCCAACAGTGTAATTGTCAGGGTTGGACATGATGAGTTGATTTCAAGAAATAAAGGATGTAATAAATGAAAATTGTAAGAAATAAGAGGAATTGAAACAATATGCGATGATGTACAATTGAATGATACAGTTTGAGATGGAGAATAGCTCCTGTCGATGTCTTCAACGTGGAATAAATACTCAGACCTACACAAGATTAAGCGCCAGCCTGGTCCCGACAATGTGGTTCAGCGGCAactccaacatcatcaaccaatAACATGCCACTTCCCTCGGCCGCATGAACCTGGACCTTTTTACAATTCTACTTGCATGAATATAGACCATGGCGATGCATCGAATGTTTTATGGGGAAGTAGGTCCAGTTCTTGGGCCGGCTGTGTATCCATT
This window of the Fusarium keratoplasticum isolate Fu6.1 chromosome 3, whole genome shotgun sequence genome carries:
- a CDS encoding PNP-UDP-1 domain-containing protein produces the protein MSNPDNYTVGWICAVCPEYVAARVLLDEMHPPPAYVSRHDNNAYTLGRIGQHNIVVAVMPDGEYGINAAAAVARDMMHSFPNVRLGLMVGIAGGVPSAKHDIRLGDVVVSYPRDGNAGVFQYDFGKSVQGQAFQASGFLNQPPQILLEAVRRVMGVYEAKGQTLDKTVSEALNRKPRLLKDYSRPSPASDRLFRSDYVHPVENKAGCAGHCDRDARKLVKRAPRPRGHEREPVVHYGLVASGNSVVKNAQLRDKLSRDKDVLCFEMEAAGLMNHFPCLVIRGICDYSDSHKAKEWQGYAAMAAAAYARDILLNTGSGRPEVERVPYKPGRR